From the genome of Bactrocera oleae isolate idBacOlea1 chromosome 2, idBacOlea1, whole genome shotgun sequence, one region includes:
- the Rsbp15 gene encoding uncharacterized protein Rsbp15, with the protein MNYLIQRGKVRNQMINVPQGLPELLSDITREVLRCQPTTECLCQFIIDYLHSVIVTREKARVAKGIIDRALAVVDEIIADMCVCDISKEKAQEMAMHMEECFRRFLSRMRCEQRKDIEVVRFEERDMLDAMIERCKFTEQELKISKPMIEAAYRRFVDAYMKAHEDFEGTEELYQYFKEREHKRQEEEKAKLAATKIQANFRGYRVRRNLGKPLPKEVSQEELDDEDLDLRTQAAITIQKAFRRHLSSLESNKSIDKGGEVCEPGSEIKVTAADIPGEDIAEPPEHIIGEDVPLEATQPSQPLAEVIPEVTQEPEPEAELEHEPTRESEPGAEPEPTLELEPEPISQEPEHSEAAPDNGPAVEEQPAAEVAANETEVPAEG; encoded by the exons ATGAATTATCTTATTCAACGGGGAAAAGTTCGTAATCAAATGATAAATGTACCCCAGGGACTCCCGGAACTCTTGTCGGATATCACACGGGAAGTATTGCGTTGTCAGCCAACAACGGAATGCCTATGCCAATTCATTATCGACTACTTGCATTCAGTAATTGTAACACGAGAAAAAGCCAGAG TGGCCAAAGGCATTATCGATCGCGCATTAGCGGTGGTGGATGAAATCATTGCGGATATGTGCGTTTGCGATATCAGTAAGGAAAAGGCCCAAGAAATGGCAATGCATATGGAAGAATGCTTCCGACGCTTTCTGAGCAGAATGCGTTGTGAACAGCGAAAGGATATTGAAGTTGTGCGTTTCGAAGAGAGGGATATGCTCGATGCAATGATAGAGCGCTGCAAGTTCACTGAGCAGGAATTGAAAATCTCcaaaccaatgatcgaagctgcTTATCGACGCTTTGTGGATGCATACATGAAGGCACATGAG gACTTTGAAGGCACCGAAGAACTATATCAATATTTCAAAGAACGTGAGCATAAACGACAGGAAGAAGAGAAGGCAAAATTGGCTGCAACGAAAATTCAG gcAAATTTCAGGGGGTATAGAGTACGAAGAAATTTAGGCAAGCCACTGCCTAAAGAAGTTTCTCAAGAAGAG CTGGACGACGAAGACCTAGATTTAAGAACTCAAGCTGCGATTACTATTCAAAAAGCTTTTCGTCGTCACTTGTCTTCTTTGGAGTCTAATAAATCAATCGACAAG GGCGGTGAGGTTTGTGAGCCCGGTTCTGAAATTAAAGTT ACTGCTGCCGATATACCGGGCGAAGATATTGCAGAACCTCCGGAGCATATAATA GGCGAGGATGTGCCTTTAGAAGCAACTCAACCTTCTCAGCCACTTGCCGAAGTCATCCCAGAAGTTACACAAGAACCTGAACCCGAAGCCGAACTAGAACATGAGCCTACTCGTGAGTCCGAGCCTGGGGCAGAACCGGAACCTACATTGGAGTTAGAACCAGAACCAATTTCACAGGAGCCCGAACATTCTGAAGCTGCTCCAGACAACGGCCCCGCAGTTGAGGAGCAGCCCGCAGCTGAAGTGGCTGCAAATGAAACTGAAGTTCCTGCAGAAGGCTGA
- the LOC106621171 gene encoding chymotrypsin-2, giving the protein MELFKGFKVTHFLVLFLFLAVTCTSTDSSRIVGGHDVSPGEYVPYQVSLQYFTRKKKYQHFCGGSIITPNRILTAAHCCKDFDVKLMTVLAGVRDLNDSEGVRVQVSSYDIHDNYEELVTSDIAIMTLVESLKLDGIRMAAIEVRGTDYVGGGIPVTLTGWGLRLPIPLPFLPPELDNINYPTILQTVTYHTITNEECTNSGMDDLTATEICARGAILTGACSGDSGGPLVMRTSSGLHQVGVVSYGLFVCGVFTVIPDVYTRVSIFDDWIQARML; this is encoded by the exons ATGGAATTgtttaaaggatttaaagttaCACATTTTCTAGTTCTGTTTCTGTTTTTAGCTGTGACGTGCACCAGCACGGATTCGTCGCGAATTGTTGGTGGTCACGATGTGTCTCCTGGCGAATATGTTCCCTATCAGGTATCGCTACAGtattttacaagaaaaaagaAGTACCAACACTTCTGCGGTGGTTCAATAATAACACCTAATCGCATTCTAACAGCCGCTCATTGTTGCAAAGATTTCGATGTGAAATTAATGACGGTGCTGGCTGGGGTGCGCGATCTTAATGACTCAGAAGGTGTACGTGTACAAGTTTCATCCTATGATATTCACGATAACTACGAGGAGCTCGTTACCAGTGATATAGCTATTATGACACTTGTGGAATCACTGAAGTTGGATGGCATTCGAATGGCAGCTATTGAGGTGCGTGGAACTGATTATGTGGGCGGAGGCATACCTGTCACCTTGACTGGTTGGGGTCTACGGTTGCCCATTCCCTTACCTTTTCTGCCACCGGAGTTGGACAATATAAATTACCCAACCATATTGCAAACGGTGACCTACCACACCATTACCAACGAGGAATGCACAAATAGTGGAATGGACGATCTCACAGCAACGGAAATTTGCGCACGCGGCGCTATACTTACGGGTGCTTGTTCA GGTGACTCTGGTGGACCACTAGTGATGAGAACAAGTTCCGGTTTGCATCAAGTCGGTGTTGTCtcttacgggctgtttgtttgcGGAGTCTTCACTGTCATTCCGGATGTGTACACTAGAGTATCCATATTTGATGACTGGATACAGGCGCGTATGCTTTAA
- the LOC106621177 gene encoding chymotrypsin-2 translates to MRTEIITILFIYCLLGTGFTSPRRSNRTIIDLDDYFATHDFDSQERVVGGAAVPEGEYIPYQVSMQYRTRSGKDRHFCGGSIIAANRILTAAHCVNGQDAKRISVVAGIRDLNDSTGIRSQVLSYEIHENYEELVTSDIAILKIEPAFVLDGAKVKQVDVSGSDKIDGGQAVTLSGWGAMWHVGQGPLAVYPTLLQRMSYKTISNEQCKKVMTQLTDTEICALERFGKGACNGDSGGPLVMDNGGSLKQVGVVSYGTALCASNSPDVYTRVSIFDDWIKARLA, encoded by the exons ATGAGAACAGAGATAATaaccattttatttatatactgctTACTGGGAACTGGCTTCACTAGTCCAAGGCGCTCCAATAGAACCATTATAGATC TTGATGATTACTTCGCAACACATGATTTCGATTCACAAGAGCGTGTAGTTGGCGGTGCCGCAGTACCCGAAGGCGAGTACATTCCTTATCAGGTATCCATGCAGTATAGGACACGAAGTGGCAAAGATAGACACTTTTGTGGCGGATCCATAATTGCTGCCAATCGCATACTAACCGCAGCCCATTGTGTCAATGGTCAGGATGCAAAGCGAATCTCAGTTGTGGCAGGTATACGTGATCTTAATGACAGCACTGGAATTCGTTCACAGGTCTTGTCCTACGAAATCCATGAGAACTATGAAGAATTGGTTACCAGTGATATAGCCATCTTAAAAATCGAGCCAGCATTTGTGTTGGATGGCGCCAAAGTGAAACAAGTGGATGTGAGTGGTAGTGACAAAATCGATGGTGGTCAGGCTGTAACCCTCTCTGGCTGGGGTGCTATGTGGCATGTGGGCCAAGGTCCATTGGCGGTTTACCCGACATTGCTGCAACGAATGTCCTATAAAACAATCAGCAACGAACAATGCAAAAAAGTTATGACACAGTTAACCGATACGGAGATCTGCGCATTGGAGCGCTTCGGCAAAGGAGCATGTAAT GGTGATTCAGGTGGTCCCCTGGTTATGGATAATGGTGGAAGCTTGAAACAGGTTGGAGTCGTTTCCTATGGCACTGCATTATGTGCCTCCAATAGTCCCGATGTTTACACACGCGTATCCATCTTCGACGACTGGATCAAAGCGCGCTTAGCTTAA
- the LOC118682011 gene encoding serine protease 55-like, with protein MQPLVIFAIGTLPMLLVALISENRNFLKAVNQLREANGTMNGYLPFAVPFHVSIQVKLGRRYHHLCGGSIIHEQVILTAAHCFFQRHPTKHLRVMAGVQKFTLEAAQRYHVAQVIEHKAFVPLQGYDIALVILTLPLPIDGVHFDTVDYRTGGNVEDSLETYLISWGQTTGFMEIVAFKTIQSHECRWFGFTYITRTDFCAYSATGRGACDGDSGGALLTANLTKQIGILSYGKTFCKRNHIYVYTSLFRLFNWIDEQIVNLAGAQNFRV; from the exons ATGCAGCCTTTAGTTATATTCGCCATAGGCACACTGCCAATGTTGCTAGTAGCACTAATCAGTGAAAATCGTAATTTCCTTAAAG CGGTCAACCAGCTGAGGGAAGCCAACGGGACTATGAACGGATATCTGCCGTTTGCAGTTCCTTTTCATGTCTCCATACAAGTTAAACTCGGTAGGCGGTACCATCATCTATGTGGCGGCAGCATCATTCACGAGCAAGTCATCTTGACCGCAGCGCACTGCTTCTTTCAAAGACATCCAACGAAACATCTAAGAGTGATGGCCGGTGTACAAAAGTTCACATTGGAAGCGGCACAACGTTACCACGTGGCACAAGTCATTGAGCACAAGGCTTTTGTACCGCTACAAGGTTATGATATCGCTCTGGTTATTCTAACTTTGCCGTTGCCTATTGATGGTGTGCATTTTGATACGGTGGATTATCGAACCGGCGGTAATGTGGAAGACAGCCTGGAAACATATCTAATTAGTTGGGGCCAAACAACGGGATTTATGGAAATTGTTGCATTCAAAACAATCCAATCTCATGAGTGTCGTTGGTTTGGCTTTACTTATATAACACGCACTGATTTTTGCGCTTACAGCGCCACGGGACGTGGTGCTTGCGAT GGGGATTCTGGTGGTGCACTACTTACCGCAAATCTTACCAAACAAATTGGAATTTTATCGTATGGAAAAACTTTTTGTAAGAGAAATCATATCTATGTCTATACAAGTTTGTTTCGCTTGTTTAACTGGATAGACGAACAAATTGTAAATTTGGCAGGCGCACAGAATTTTCGAGTATGA
- the LOC118682012 gene encoding chymotrypsin-1 translates to MLKLTVYNILIFIALGNASFIEKSNFTILTSEEIANCELENSANELDTDSVNRINGGRPVELIVPYQVSLQVLRRGRYHHFCSGSIISPQHVLTAAHCVTKMNPNEISVVAGTLTWRYGGDRHGVAAMRSHPGFSSSSLIINDIAVLKVTPSFNLARTSISIISLGSRARVGENVAVRLTGWGSLTPTGSSGLPERLQMLDYQTISNKECAQSGFRITANELCALGERGHGACVGDSGGPLTISNGTPQLVGIVSYGTATCAQGRPDVYTRVSSFLPYINRVISSEIP, encoded by the exons ATGCTTAAATTAACggtgtacaatatattaatctTCATTGCCTTGGGCAATGCTTCTTTTatagaaaaatccaattttacaATACTAACTTCGGAAGAAATTGCTAACTGTGAGTTGGAAAACTCCGCCAATGAGCTGGACACTGACTCTGTAAATCGTATAAATGGCGGCCGGCCTGTAGAACTAATCGTACCGTACCAGGTATCGTTGCAGGTACTACGACGTGGTCGGTATCACCACTTTTGTAGCGGTTCCATTATCAGCCCTCAGCACGTTCTTACCGCCGCTCATTGCGTCACGAAGATGAATCCGAATGAGATTAGTGTAGTTGCCGGTACATTGACATGGCGCTATGGTGGCGATCGCCATGGCGTTGCAGCTATGCGCTCCCACCCGGGTTTCTCATCGAGTTCATTAATTATTAACGACATTGCAGTGTTAAAGGTAACTCCGTCATTCAATTTGGCCAGAACGTCAATAAGCATAATTTCGCTGGGTAGCCGAGCACGTGTCGGTGAGAATGTGGCAGTGCGTTTGACAGGCTGGGGCTCCCTTACGCCTACGGGATCGAGCGGCTTGCCAGAACGATTGCAAATGTTAGATTATCAAACTATATCGAACAAGGAATGTGCGCAAAGTGGATTTCGCATAACAGCCAATGAGTTGTGTGCCCTTGGCGAAAGAGGTCACGGCGCTTGTGTG GGTGACTCCGGTGGTCCACTCACAATATCAAACGGTACACCACAACTGGTCGGGATTGTTTCGTATGGCACCGCAACTTGCGCCCAGGGTCGGCCTGATGTTTACACAAGAGTCTCAAGCTTTCTGCCATACATTAATAGAGTAATAAGCAGTGAAATACCGTGA